From Cronobacter turicensis z3032, the proteins below share one genomic window:
- the yheV gene encoding Uncharacterized protein yheV → MAVRKRFIAGAVCPKCQAQDSLAMWRENQVDIVECVKCGHQMREADKEVREKVRKDEQVIGIFHPD, encoded by the coding sequence ATGGCTGTGCGTAAACGTTTTATTGCCGGGGCCGTGTGCCCGAAATGCCAGGCGCAGGATTCTCTCGCCATGTGGCGTGAAAATCAGGTCGATATTGTCGAGTGCGTTAAGTGCGGGCATCAGATGCGCGAGGCGGATAAAGAAGTTCGCGAGAAGGTTCGCAAAGATGAGCAAGTCATAGGGATTTTTCATCCCGACTAG